Proteins encoded in a region of the Spiribacter sp. 1M189 genome:
- the aroC gene encoding chorismate synthase, with amino-acid sequence MSGNTFGRLFTVTTFGESHGPALGAVVDGCPPGLALSEADLQGDLDRRKPGTSRHTSQRREGDEVRILSGVFEGVTTGAPIGLLIENMDQRSKDYSKISQLFRPGHADYTYWQKYGTRDYRGGGRSSARETAVRVAAGGIARKYLQERLGIRIRGWLTQLGPIELALEDWDAVDTNPFFCGEPGRLPELEAYMDELRKSGDSVGAAVGVLARGVPPGLGEPVFDRLDADIAHALMSINAVRGVEIGAGFASAAQKGTEHRDEMTPEGFVSNNAGGTLGGISTGQDLVARMALKPTSSIRIPGRSVNIHGEPEEVVTTGRHDPCVGIRATPIAEAMLALVLMDHHLRHRGQNADVDSGTPIIPGHIED; translated from the coding sequence CACCCGGCCTTGCGCTCAGCGAGGCGGACCTGCAGGGCGATCTCGACCGTCGCAAACCCGGGACCTCCCGACATACCTCGCAGCGCCGCGAGGGTGATGAGGTCCGGATCCTCTCCGGCGTGTTCGAAGGGGTCACGACTGGTGCGCCCATCGGTCTGCTCATCGAGAACATGGATCAGCGCTCGAAGGATTATTCGAAGATCAGCCAGCTGTTCCGGCCTGGACACGCCGACTACACCTACTGGCAGAAGTACGGCACGCGGGACTACCGCGGTGGCGGCCGTTCCTCGGCGCGGGAAACCGCGGTTCGCGTGGCGGCCGGCGGTATCGCCCGCAAGTACCTCCAGGAGCGGCTCGGTATCCGTATTCGCGGCTGGCTGACCCAGCTCGGTCCGATTGAGCTGGCGCTCGAAGACTGGGACGCCGTCGACACCAATCCCTTTTTCTGTGGCGAGCCGGGCCGGCTGCCAGAGCTTGAGGCCTATATGGACGAGCTGCGTAAATCCGGCGACTCGGTCGGCGCCGCGGTTGGCGTACTCGCCCGCGGCGTGCCGCCGGGCCTGGGCGAGCCGGTGTTCGACCGACTCGACGCCGACATCGCCCATGCGCTGATGAGCATCAATGCCGTGCGCGGTGTCGAGATCGGCGCCGGGTTCGCGAGTGCCGCCCAGAAGGGGACCGAGCATCGCGACGAGATGACACCCGAGGGATTCGTGTCCAACAACGCCGGCGGTACGCTCGGGGGCATCTCCACCGGCCAGGACCTCGTCGCGCGGATGGCCCTCAAGCCCACCTCCAGTATTCGTATCCCTGGCCGATCCGTGAATATCCACGGCGAGCCCGAGGAGGTCGTGACGACGGGCCGCCACGACCCCTGTGTGGGGATTCGGGCAACACCCATTGCCGAGGCTATGCTGGCCCTGGTGCTGATGGATCACCACCTCCGGCATCGTGGCCAGAATGCCGACGTGGATTCAGGAACCCCCATTATCCCCGGCCATATCGAAGACTAG